In Corynebacterium endometrii, one DNA window encodes the following:
- a CDS encoding beta-N-acetylglucosaminidase, with protein MPQLVRRVSITSACALLAGTLVACGSSGEDSPAPAPAADTAAAQTEAKEATAAREASNSEDSDVPSRQSASSDPTASRGDEAAEPSETNSRSTSSEESDAEETSTDASEEGMDESVASAYEIFSPLLPREIFDQFSSCDPSAIEDTYDCSGPEVGQFQFYNSDTKATQTTQVLTELRSSHVIEDSGSRVVGWSTLGSTAILTVVDNDNGLVAQQMVSTDQVDPEERLAELGLT; from the coding sequence ATGCCACAGCTAGTTCGCCGTGTCAGCATAACTTCTGCCTGTGCGTTGCTTGCCGGCACCCTCGTAGCCTGCGGTTCTTCGGGTGAGGATTCCCCCGCCCCAGCGCCTGCTGCTGACACCGCGGCGGCACAGACCGAAGCCAAGGAAGCCACCGCCGCGCGGGAAGCTTCGAACTCTGAAGATAGCGATGTTCCGTCTAGGCAATCAGCTAGTTCTGATCCCACGGCGAGCCGAGGTGACGAAGCCGCAGAGCCGTCAGAAACCAATTCCCGTTCCACCAGCTCTGAAGAGTCTGATGCTGAGGAAACTTCCACAGACGCATCGGAGGAGGGGATGGATGAATCCGTAGCGAGTGCCTACGAGATCTTCTCCCCGCTGCTACCCCGGGAGATTTTTGACCAGTTCAGCAGCTGCGATCCGTCCGCCATTGAGGACACCTACGATTGTTCCGGCCCTGAGGTGGGTCAGTTTCAATTCTATAACTCTGACACCAAGGCCACTCAGACCACCCAGGTGCTTACTGAGCTGCGCTCCTCCCATGTGATTGAGGACAGCGGTTCGCGGGTCGTGGGCTGGTCGACGCTCGGCAGTACCGCCATTCTCACCGTAGTGGACAATGACAACGGCCTAGTGGCTCAGCAAATGGTTTCCACGGACCAGGTCGACCCCGAGGAGCGCCTGGCCGAACTAGGCCTCACTTAA
- a CDS encoding UPF0182 family protein, giving the protein MKRPPKALTWIIAAVALLMFIGPMLVGLYTDWKWFGAIDYRGVFTTTVVARIVLFFVGLLVTVAVMLLAGYFVWRGRPEPTDVGDLNSPVQQYRESIEATVRSAMKFLPIIIGIFAGFILQSSWRSIMLFLNSQEFGVTDPQFGKDLGFYAFQLPVIRLVVDSFAMLAALAFILAIVGHYILGGIRLGNQAAGIKGKVSKPARVQLAVTAGLWMLLQVINFWLDRYELLYTRNDLFTGASYTDINAQLPAKIILMVIGVFVVIAFFMAIVIKDLRIPGLAVVLMLVSSIAIGTVWPLLMEQFSVQPNRQAKEAESIQRNIESTRYAFGLTDDKVTYVENWGANGASDEDVAADEATISNLRLLDPDILAPTFTQMQQLRNFYGFPETLAMDRYEVDGEMRDFVVAAREMDPNALQENQLNWINRHTVYTHGNGFIAAQANTVDEVARDAGSTRGGFPIFTRSDLQGLAGEDETEGETLDAEKELGIRVDQPRIYYGPVIAATSPDLDYAIVGRTGEEPVEYDTDTSTYTYEGDGGVAIGNIFDRTAYALKYREINLLLSDRVGEESKILYDRDPRQRVQEVAPWLTTDSQTYPAVVDGRIKWIVDGYTTLDSLPYAQRTSLTETTQDALNPDGTTQRLISDEVGYIRNSVKAVVDAYDGSVTLYEFDTQDPVLKAWQGVFPGVVKPESEISDELRAHLRYPEDLFKVQRNLLARYHVSDPGVFFNNDAFWSIPGDPTSSEASGEALDQPPYYVVAADPETNEPSFQLITTFRGLRREFLSAHMSVSSDPDNYGQITVRVLPTDTQTLGPKQAQDAMMSSDQVARDRTLWEGTNTLHNGNLLALPVGDGEILYIEPIYSQRSQQESAYPKLLRVLVSYKGRVGYAPSVSEALQQVGIDPKAAQEIEVVPGDGSDAPEDAAQDQAAPEDDAPAADDSSEESATPAPAASQDETVQAINDALRGLEEARDGTNEEYGRALDELDAAVRAYQDL; this is encoded by the coding sequence ATGAAACGCCCACCAAAGGCGCTGACATGGATTATCGCGGCGGTTGCGCTGTTGATGTTTATTGGCCCCATGTTGGTGGGCCTGTACACGGACTGGAAGTGGTTCGGTGCAATTGACTATCGCGGTGTGTTCACCACCACCGTGGTCGCGCGCATCGTCTTGTTTTTCGTTGGTCTTTTAGTAACCGTCGCCGTGATGCTGCTTGCCGGATACTTTGTCTGGCGCGGGCGCCCCGAGCCTACCGATGTTGGCGACTTGAACTCCCCGGTCCAGCAGTACCGCGAGTCTATCGAAGCTACGGTTCGTTCTGCGATGAAGTTCCTGCCAATCATCATTGGCATCTTCGCCGGTTTCATTCTGCAGTCCAGCTGGCGCAGCATCATGCTGTTTCTCAACAGCCAGGAGTTCGGGGTCACGGATCCCCAGTTCGGCAAGGACTTAGGCTTCTACGCATTTCAGCTGCCGGTCATCCGCCTCGTAGTTGATTCCTTCGCGATGCTGGCCGCCTTGGCGTTCATCCTCGCGATCGTAGGCCACTACATCCTTGGCGGGATTCGCCTAGGAAATCAGGCAGCCGGCATCAAAGGAAAGGTATCCAAGCCCGCCCGCGTGCAGCTAGCGGTAACGGCTGGCCTGTGGATGCTCCTGCAGGTCATCAATTTCTGGCTTGACCGCTACGAGCTGCTCTACACCCGCAATGACCTGTTCACCGGCGCGTCCTACACGGATATCAACGCGCAGCTTCCTGCCAAAATCATCTTGATGGTTATCGGCGTATTCGTGGTTATCGCCTTCTTCATGGCGATCGTCATCAAGGACCTGCGCATTCCGGGTCTGGCCGTAGTGCTTATGCTCGTGAGCTCCATCGCCATTGGCACGGTGTGGCCGCTTCTGATGGAGCAGTTCTCCGTCCAGCCCAACCGCCAGGCCAAGGAAGCGGAGTCTATCCAACGCAATATCGAGTCGACCCGCTACGCGTTTGGGTTGACCGACGATAAGGTCACCTACGTTGAGAACTGGGGCGCCAACGGCGCATCGGATGAAGACGTGGCGGCGGATGAGGCCACCATCTCCAACCTGCGCTTGCTGGACCCGGACATCTTGGCACCGACCTTTACCCAGATGCAGCAGCTGCGTAACTTCTATGGTTTCCCGGAGACCTTGGCCATGGACCGCTACGAGGTCGATGGCGAAATGCGTGACTTCGTGGTTGCCGCGCGCGAGATGGATCCCAATGCGCTTCAGGAAAATCAGCTGAACTGGATCAACCGCCACACGGTTTACACCCACGGCAATGGCTTTATTGCCGCGCAAGCCAACACGGTTGACGAGGTAGCCCGGGACGCCGGTTCCACTCGTGGCGGTTTCCCAATCTTTACCCGCTCCGACCTTCAGGGGCTCGCGGGCGAGGATGAGACTGAGGGTGAGACCCTCGACGCCGAGAAGGAGCTGGGTATCCGCGTTGACCAGCCGCGCATCTACTACGGGCCGGTAATCGCAGCCACCTCTCCCGATTTGGATTACGCCATCGTTGGCCGCACCGGTGAGGAGCCAGTGGAGTATGACACCGATACAAGCACCTACACCTATGAGGGTGACGGCGGCGTGGCCATCGGCAATATCTTTGACCGCACCGCCTACGCCCTGAAGTACCGCGAGATTAACCTGCTGCTGTCCGACCGTGTGGGTGAGGAATCCAAGATCCTCTACGACCGTGACCCGCGCCAGCGCGTGCAGGAAGTGGCCCCGTGGTTGACCACCGATTCCCAGACCTACCCAGCGGTAGTTGATGGCCGCATCAAGTGGATTGTGGATGGCTACACCACGCTGGATTCCCTGCCCTATGCTCAGCGCACCTCTCTGACAGAGACCACTCAGGACGCGCTGAACCCGGACGGCACCACCCAGCGCCTGATCAGCGACGAGGTGGGGTACATCCGTAACTCCGTCAAGGCGGTCGTGGACGCCTATGATGGTTCCGTTACCCTGTACGAGTTTGACACCCAGGACCCAGTGCTCAAGGCGTGGCAGGGCGTATTCCCGGGCGTGGTTAAGCCCGAGTCTGAAATCTCCGATGAGCTCCGCGCCCACCTGCGCTATCCGGAAGACCTGTTCAAGGTTCAGCGCAATCTGTTGGCCCGCTACCACGTTTCGGATCCGGGCGTGTTCTTTAACAATGACGCGTTCTGGTCTATCCCCGGTGATCCAACGTCCTCTGAGGCCTCTGGTGAGGCTTTGGATCAGCCACCGTATTACGTAGTGGCCGCGGACCCTGAGACCAACGAGCCTTCGTTCCAGCTGATTACCACCTTCCGTGGCCTGCGCCGCGAGTTCCTGTCCGCGCACATGTCCGTGTCTTCCGATCCGGATAACTATGGCCAAATCACCGTTCGCGTCTTGCCAACGGATACCCAAACCCTGGGTCCAAAGCAGGCGCAGGATGCGATGATGTCTTCAGACCAGGTTGCTCGCGACCGCACGCTGTGGGAGGGCACTAACACGCTGCATAACGGCAACTTGCTGGCCCTGCCGGTGGGTGATGGAGAAATCCTCTACATCGAGCCGATTTACTCCCAGCGCTCGCAGCAGGAATCCGCGTATCCTAAGCTGCTTCGCGTCCTCGTGTCCTACAAGGGTCGCGTGGGTTACGCACCGTCCGTCTCAGAGGCCCTGCAGCAGGTAGGCATCGATCCCAAGGCCGCGCAGGAGATTGAGGTAGTGCCGGGCGATGGTTCGGACGCGCCGGAGGATGCTGCCCAGGATCAAGCGGCGCCCGAGGATGACGCACCTGCGGCCGACGACTCCTCGGAGGAGTCTGCAACCCCTGCCCCGGCTGCAAGCCAGGACGAGACGGTCCAGGCCATTAACGACGCGCTGCGTGGGCTGGAGGAAGCACGCGACGGCACCAACGAGGAATACGGCCGCGCTCTGGATGAGCTGGACGCAGCGGTTCGTGCCTACCAAGACCTTTAA
- a CDS encoding FN3 domain-containing metallophosphoesterase family protein, with the protein MRSSVKLAAAATAAVLTVGGGISTPGTAVAQAAPIYRAAIQPGQDETQLIATWRTSATSAPEVLELTAADGTTTVFPAQEKDAGKILYKSQFATATGLKPDTEYTYRVGSDEGGWSAPETYRTGNFDSEWSFVTVADAQIGVNLGLNEQAEQWRSTIGNAIADVPDAEMIWSLGDQVEGWGAPTGQYERFFSAPELRRVPINALPGNHETYASALELAHYDEHFINPNAQANRDFFFERNNVLFIGLNTTASSAADIAAHERFLRDTVAAHAADNDWVIVGMHHSFFSQGDHYLDRDVTALRESLAPVMSELGVDAVLSGHDHIYTRTHLMNGLTPVEPEAAPQRGDALSPQEGEVLYITTTSAGGGKFYDFADANGKEYPNARYEHIDKSLEHDSTAFWRQDYTEDYMRVDVSSDELTFTTYNANDPSMIDKVTLRNDDAPVSSTKATPTDPA; encoded by the coding sequence CGGTGGAATTAGCACCCCCGGCACCGCGGTGGCCCAGGCCGCGCCCATCTACCGCGCTGCCATTCAGCCCGGCCAGGATGAAACCCAGCTGATTGCCACCTGGCGCACGTCTGCCACCTCGGCGCCAGAGGTTCTAGAGCTCACTGCGGCCGACGGCACCACGACCGTCTTCCCCGCCCAGGAAAAGGATGCGGGCAAAATCCTGTACAAATCCCAGTTCGCCACCGCCACTGGCCTCAAGCCCGATACGGAATACACCTACCGTGTGGGCTCCGATGAAGGGGGTTGGTCTGCGCCGGAGACCTACCGCACCGGCAACTTCGATTCCGAGTGGTCCTTCGTCACCGTCGCCGACGCTCAGATTGGCGTCAACTTGGGCCTTAACGAACAGGCTGAGCAGTGGCGGAGCACCATTGGCAACGCTATTGCCGACGTGCCCGATGCGGAGATGATCTGGTCCCTTGGCGACCAAGTTGAGGGCTGGGGCGCACCGACCGGCCAATATGAACGCTTCTTTTCCGCGCCCGAGCTTCGCCGCGTGCCCATCAACGCGCTGCCGGGCAACCATGAGACCTACGCCTCCGCCCTGGAATTGGCGCATTATGACGAACACTTCATCAACCCTAACGCCCAGGCCAACAGGGACTTCTTCTTTGAGCGCAACAACGTCCTTTTTATCGGCCTAAATACCACGGCGTCCTCTGCCGCGGACATCGCCGCCCATGAGCGGTTCCTGCGCGATACGGTCGCCGCGCACGCCGCCGATAATGACTGGGTGATTGTGGGCATGCACCACTCATTCTTCTCCCAGGGCGATCACTACCTCGACCGCGACGTTACGGCACTCCGCGAGTCCCTAGCCCCGGTGATGTCTGAATTGGGCGTGGACGCGGTGCTTTCCGGCCATGACCATATCTATACCCGCACGCACCTAATGAATGGTCTCACCCCGGTTGAGCCCGAGGCCGCACCCCAGCGCGGCGATGCACTTTCCCCGCAAGAAGGCGAGGTCCTCTACATCACCACCACCTCCGCCGGCGGCGGCAAGTTCTATGACTTCGCCGATGCAAACGGCAAGGAATACCCCAACGCCCGCTACGAACACATCGATAAATCCCTAGAGCATGACTCCACCGCCTTCTGGCGCCAGGATTACACCGAGGATTACATGCGCGTGGACGTCTCCAGCGACGAACTGACGTTTACCACCTACAACGCCAACGACCCAAGCATGATCGATAAGGTAACCCTCCGCAACGATGATGCCCCTGTATCTTCAACTAAAGCTACGCCAACAGACCCGGCGTAG
- a CDS encoding PPA1309 family protein, with product MSSPNFSQQSLNKAMLEAVEFIHGEGWDASPTLFALVPSMLVADQLAELELEDDSQLTLIVQDNLPENIEPGSEQLAEYVSRLAWPAEVAGVILAQEIMFRDTSAEDDSPRPARLFSGVLREQGLELTLLQLRPTEEELEAAGPFAQDDIDLRGGPEVAPGVIAALRYGLEQDPEDLG from the coding sequence ATGAGTTCCCCCAACTTCTCCCAGCAGTCTTTGAATAAAGCGATGCTTGAGGCCGTGGAGTTTATCCACGGCGAAGGCTGGGACGCCTCCCCGACCCTATTTGCCCTGGTGCCATCCATGCTGGTGGCGGATCAACTCGCAGAACTGGAGCTGGAGGACGATTCCCAGCTCACGTTGATTGTGCAAGATAACCTTCCGGAGAATATCGAGCCCGGCTCCGAGCAGCTTGCTGAGTACGTTTCGCGCCTGGCGTGGCCGGCAGAGGTTGCTGGAGTCATCCTGGCGCAGGAAATCATGTTCCGCGACACCAGTGCGGAAGATGACTCCCCTCGCCCGGCGCGCTTGTTCTCCGGCGTCTTGCGGGAGCAAGGACTCGAGCTCACCCTGCTGCAGCTTCGCCCCACCGAGGAGGAATTGGAAGCCGCCGGCCCGTTTGCGCAAGACGACATTGACCTTCGAGGCGGCCCGGAAGTTGCCCCCGGCGTTATAGCAGCTCTACGCTACGGTTTGGAGCAAGATCCAGAAGACTTGGGTTAG
- a CDS encoding class I SAM-dependent DNA methyltransferase, which produces MQAPTVSRTPQQRRAAAESFSATWEGRGYEKGDTATFWNQLLTEVVCLEDVVTNVRYEERAYSGGYIDVVIAEARTIVEQKALGVSLDKPELRQGQMVTPFQQALSYANSLPNSQRPDFIIVSNFETFRIHNLDVAKPDENYVEFALAELAAQLHLLDFLTDPQRARAKREEKASMEAGQLIGKLYSKLRDQYQFPDSTASQHSLNVLCVRLVFCLFAEDAGLFGKDALYNYLHGMPANVVRGRLKELFEVLDTPVEQRTDPYMDPQLKAFPYVNGGLFRPGDNQEIPPFTDDILELLLEEVSRDTNWAEISPTIFGGVFESTLNPEIRAQGGMHYTTPNNIHKVIDPLFLDDLKDELAEIVDAEGLTPRKRNKLLEKFHDKIASLTFFDPACGSGNFLTETYIQLRRLENKVLSILYGGQTQLGFEMTNPLKVSLNQFYGIEINDFAVSVASTALWIAQLQANVEAQSIITQEIEDLPLHDAANILHGNALKVDWKTVIAPTVCNYIIGNPPFLGARNQSKEQKAELKDVFPAGTRNVGDIDYVAGWFIKAAEFMGDHDVRTAFVATNSVVQGVQVANIWYPIMNMGFQINFAHDTFRWVTDANDGAHVFCVIVGFSKQNDLVRLFHYDHPDARPELQHPNRLNAYLADGPDVFIWNRSKPISNVPEMAIGNKPIDGGQYIFTTEEKEAFVAQEPKAVNFFKEFIGSRELINGTKRWILWLGEATSDDFKKMPLARERVKAVQEYRLASKSVPTQKLANKPTRFHVENMPDGESIVIPEVTTSRRKYLPIGLIPPGVLASNLVKLIPNASRFHFGVLNSQFHHAWMRVVAGRLGNGYRYSSGVVYNNFVFPQPTDAQRLEIERCAQAVLDARAEYEGATLADLYDPDNNFLYPTLVRAHQELDKSVEAAYGVEFSHLDDAEREQEIVAHLFRLYAEAIELENK; this is translated from the coding sequence ATGCAAGCACCTACCGTATCCCGTACTCCTCAGCAGCGACGCGCTGCGGCAGAATCCTTCAGCGCTACGTGGGAGGGGAGGGGGTACGAAAAAGGCGATACTGCAACTTTCTGGAACCAGTTGCTTACAGAAGTAGTCTGTCTGGAGGATGTGGTCACTAACGTTCGCTACGAAGAGCGTGCCTATTCAGGTGGCTACATCGATGTAGTCATTGCAGAAGCAAGGACCATCGTTGAGCAAAAGGCCCTTGGAGTCTCGCTGGATAAACCAGAGCTGCGTCAGGGCCAGATGGTTACTCCATTCCAGCAGGCCTTGAGCTACGCGAATTCCCTGCCTAACTCACAACGCCCAGACTTCATTATCGTCTCTAACTTTGAGACGTTCCGGATCCACAATCTTGATGTGGCAAAACCAGACGAGAATTACGTGGAGTTTGCCCTCGCCGAGCTTGCTGCTCAGCTGCACCTTCTTGACTTCCTAACTGATCCTCAGCGTGCACGAGCAAAGCGTGAGGAAAAAGCCTCCATGGAAGCCGGTCAGCTCATCGGTAAGCTTTATTCGAAACTCCGCGACCAGTACCAATTCCCCGATTCTACTGCGAGCCAGCATTCGCTCAATGTGCTTTGTGTACGTTTGGTCTTTTGCCTTTTCGCCGAGGACGCAGGACTTTTTGGCAAGGATGCGCTTTATAACTACCTACATGGCATGCCAGCCAATGTGGTACGTGGTCGGCTTAAGGAACTCTTCGAGGTTCTCGATACTCCTGTAGAGCAGCGTACCGATCCTTACATGGATCCACAGTTAAAGGCATTCCCTTACGTCAATGGTGGATTGTTCCGTCCCGGAGACAATCAGGAGATTCCTCCCTTTACCGATGACATTCTGGAGTTGCTGTTAGAAGAGGTTTCCAGGGATACAAACTGGGCAGAGATTTCTCCAACCATCTTCGGCGGCGTATTCGAGTCCACGCTAAATCCTGAAATCCGTGCCCAGGGCGGTATGCATTACACCACCCCAAACAACATCCATAAGGTCATTGACCCGCTTTTTCTCGACGACCTGAAAGATGAGTTGGCGGAAATAGTTGATGCAGAGGGGTTAACTCCTCGTAAGCGCAACAAGCTATTGGAAAAATTCCATGACAAGATTGCATCGCTGACGTTCTTTGATCCGGCTTGTGGGTCCGGCAACTTCTTGACGGAGACGTATATCCAGCTGCGTCGTCTGGAAAACAAGGTTCTTTCCATTCTCTATGGTGGACAGACCCAGTTGGGTTTCGAGATGACAAACCCCTTGAAGGTTTCGCTGAACCAGTTCTACGGAATTGAAATCAATGACTTTGCGGTTTCGGTGGCATCCACCGCTCTCTGGATTGCCCAGTTGCAGGCTAACGTTGAAGCTCAGTCGATAATCACGCAGGAAATCGAAGATTTACCGTTGCATGATGCTGCCAATATTCTTCATGGGAATGCGCTTAAGGTTGATTGGAAGACTGTGATTGCCCCTACGGTCTGCAACTACATCATTGGCAATCCGCCGTTCTTGGGTGCCCGTAACCAATCCAAAGAACAAAAAGCAGAGCTTAAAGACGTATTCCCAGCGGGCACTCGTAACGTTGGCGATATCGATTACGTTGCTGGATGGTTCATTAAAGCCGCCGAATTCATGGGTGACCACGATGTACGCACCGCGTTTGTTGCAACCAACTCCGTGGTACAAGGCGTGCAAGTCGCAAATATCTGGTACCCGATCATGAACATGGGCTTCCAAATCAATTTTGCCCATGACACTTTTCGTTGGGTCACCGATGCCAATGATGGGGCTCATGTCTTCTGCGTTATCGTCGGGTTCTCAAAGCAGAATGATTTAGTACGGCTGTTTCACTACGATCATCCCGATGCTCGGCCAGAGCTGCAGCACCCGAATCGCCTCAATGCTTATTTGGCTGACGGGCCTGACGTCTTTATTTGGAATCGCAGTAAACCTATCTCGAATGTGCCAGAAATGGCGATTGGCAATAAGCCGATTGACGGCGGGCAATATATTTTCACGACCGAAGAGAAAGAAGCCTTTGTAGCGCAGGAACCGAAAGCGGTAAATTTCTTTAAAGAATTTATTGGTTCGCGAGAATTAATCAACGGCACGAAACGCTGGATTCTCTGGCTAGGAGAGGCTACGTCTGACGATTTTAAAAAAATGCCGCTCGCTCGAGAGCGCGTCAAAGCGGTCCAAGAATATCGCTTAGCGAGTAAGAGCGTTCCAACTCAGAAACTTGCTAATAAACCCACGCGCTTTCATGTCGAGAACATGCCAGATGGCGAATCGATTGTGATTCCTGAAGTTACGACATCCCGCCGCAAGTACCTTCCAATTGGGCTGATCCCACCAGGGGTACTTGCTTCGAATCTTGTGAAGCTTATCCCCAATGCATCGAGATTCCATTTTGGTGTACTCAATTCGCAATTTCATCATGCCTGGATGCGAGTAGTTGCAGGACGTTTAGGCAACGGTTATCGCTATTCTAGTGGTGTGGTTTACAACAACTTCGTGTTCCCTCAGCCAACGGATGCTCAGCGGCTTGAGATTGAGCGTTGTGCTCAAGCGGTGCTCGATGCTCGTGCGGAATATGAAGGAGCAACCCTTGCTGACCTCTACGACCCGGATAACAACTTCCTCTATCCAACTCTGGTCAGGGCTCACCAGGAGCTAGACAAGTCGGTCGAAGCTGCCTATGGGGTTGAATTCTCTCATTTGGATGACGCGGAGCGTGAGCAGGAGATTGTTGCCCACTTGTTTAGGCTCTACGCTGAAGCAATCGAACTGGAAAATAAGTAG